The following coding sequences lie in one Ostrea edulis chromosome 8, xbOstEdul1.1, whole genome shotgun sequence genomic window:
- the LOC130049785 gene encoding uncharacterized protein LOC130049785 — MSLSRSREKSSVTNSASSHGPVNVTDPGISTAPTLTQEIISTIQAIPNIQTTLGELSESLRVIKELTQGIKNIKNDLWEEDGFDFRISHIAEQQEVDSGNIQVLKQENKMLKEDIDMLKSVVINLDRTVRKQQSEITDLKSRSMKQNLLIHNLPEEENENLFKKIPQLIKEYLGVETTFANIHRNGPKNPGRPRTITGRLEKFTDKEKVLKHKKTKEIAKGLALQNNQIHLSTLPHTDQ; from the coding sequence ATGAGCCTGAGTAGAAGTCGTGAGAAGTCGTCAGTCACAAACAGTGCTAGCAGTCACGGCCCAGTGAATGTCACAGACCCGGGTATATCCACCGCACCTACGCTAACGCAGGAGATAATAAGCACGATACAAGCAATACCTAATATACAAACAACATTGGGGGAATTATCGGAATCTCTCAGAGTGATCAAAGAACTAACTCaaggtataaagaacattaagAATGACCTGTGGGAGGAAGATGGTTTCGACTTCCGTATCTCTCATATTGCTGAACAACAAGAAGTGGACTCAGGAAACATTCAGGTGCTGAAGCAAGAGAACAAAATGTTGAAAGAAGATATAGATATGTTAAAATCTGTAGTTATTAACTTAGACAGAACCGTCAGAAAACAGCAAAGCGAGATCACAGATTTAAAGTCAAGATCAATGAAGCAGAACTTACTCATTCACAATTTACCCGAAGAAGAgaatgaaaatcttttcaagaaaatCCCACAATTGATTAAAGAATACCTGGGAGTCGAAACAACTTTTGCAAACATACATCGAAACGGGCCTAAAAATCCGGGTAGACCAAGAACTATTACGGGTCGACTAGAGAAATTTACTGATAAGGAGAAAGTCCTCAAGCacaaaaagacaaaagaaataGCAAAGGGTCTGGCTCTACAGAACAATCAAATACACCTTTCTACATTACCCCACACAGACCAGTAG